A region of the Candidatus Effluviviaceae Genus V sp. genome:
CGGTCACGCCTACTCCCTTGTGCGGGGACACTCATACGACACGGTCATCGTGGTGGCCCCCTCACACCGGGCGACCTTCCGCGGCGCGTCGGTCTTCGACGGCGACGCCTACGAGACCCCGCTCGGCTCCGTTCCGGTCGACGGCGAGGTCGTATCGGAGCTCAAGGCTTCCGGACTCGTGTTCGAGCCGAGGGCCCACGCGCAGGAACACTCGCTCGAGGTCCAGGTGCCCTTCCTTCAGCGGGCGCTTGGGGACTTCTCCCTGGTCCCGATCGTGATGGGGGAGCAGAGCGAGGTCGCCGCGAGAACGCTCGCCGCCGCCATCTCGGACGTCATCTCCCGCCACGGAGACAAGCGGTTCCTTCTTGTTGCCAGCACTGATCTGTCCCACTACCACAGTCAGGACGCCGCCAGGCGCCTCGACGAGGTCGCCGTGAAAGCGGTCGACGCCTTCGACCCGGAGGGACTGCTGACTTCGCTGGCGAGCGGGGAGTGCGAGGCGTGCGGCGGCGGCCCGACGGCCGCCGTGCTCTTCGCAGCGAGAGAACTCGGAGCGGAAAACGCCGAGGTCCTGAAGTATGCGACCTCGGGCGACGTCAGCGGCGACATGAGCCAGGTCGTCGGTTACATGGCCGCCGTGGCGACGAGGCCGGTAGGCGTCGACAGCGGCCCGGACGGCAGGGGGAGCAGCCGACAGGACGAGGTCGCCGGCGACTACGACGAGTTCCTGACCGAGGCAGAGCGCAGGGAGCTTCTGCGATTGGCGAGGGCCTCTATCCGGTCGGCTCTGGACGAGGCTCCGTCCCCGAGCCCGCGCATCGAGAGCGAGGCGTTCAACACACCGAGCGGGGCCTTCGTTACGCTTCACAGCTCCGGCCGGCTGCGCGGGTGTATCGGCGCGGTGCAGGCCGTGCGGCCGCTCGCCGAGACGGTGATCTCCATGGCCGTCGAGGCGGCGCTGCGTGACCCTCGTTTCCCTCCTGTGACCATGGAGGAGCTCAATCAGCTGGACATCGAGATCTCCGTCATGAGTCCGCTGAGGGCAGTCGAGGACGTCTCCGAGATCAAGGTCGGACGCGACGGGCTCGTCATCCAGCGCGGCGGACGTTCGGGGCTCCTGCTCCCGCAGGTGGCGACTGAGTACGGCTGGGACCGTGACACCTTCCTCGACCACACCTGTCAGAAGGCCGGCCTGCCGGCCGGGACGTGGCGTGACCCGGGGACGACGATCCTCCGCTTCTCGGCCGAGGTCTTCGGTGAGAAGGAACTCGGGATCGAGCCGGGGGAGGACCGCTCGTGAGAAGCGGCGCAGCGCTTCTGATCTTCATTCTACTGTTCTCGCTCGCCGCGGTCGTCCCGAGCGGCCCGGTCGAGGCTCAGGAGAAGGGGTATGTCGAACCCCGCGAGGCCGAGTTCTGGGAGCCGGTGGGCGACGGCGTCGTGCGCTGCGGCCTCTGTCCGAGGCGCTGCGTCGTTCCCCCGGGCGGCCGAGGCCAGTGCGGGGTGCGGGAGAACCGTGAAGGCGTCTACTACACGATGACCTACGGGAACCCGTGCGCGGTTCACGTCGACCCGATCGAGAAAAAGCCCTTCTACCATTTCCTGCCGACGACGACGGCATTCTCGGTCGCCGTGGCCGGATGCAATCTCGACTGCCTCTTCTGCCAGAACTGGCACATATCCCAGTTCAGCCCCGAGGAGACGAGGAACTACAGGCTGCCGCCCGAGAAGCTGGTCGAACTGGCCGCCCGCAGCGGAGCGCGCTCGGTCGCCTACACCTACTCGGAGCCGACGATCTTCTACGAGTATATGCTCGAC
Encoded here:
- the amrB gene encoding AmmeMemoRadiSam system protein B; this translates as MGLCWHSENRAAARPRETPDGGHQARDSRLPPPLPRQSRSDRAQQHLARRRTHHPQRAPEKGVARPALHGGLPREGRRAIRTRHDRRGRRSVTHRALSCAAACLLLLVPLAGCHAEGGDAEVNGNGSEQGLVRQPVVAGAFYPGGPDELARAVDRFMESADVPAVDGDVVAIVAPHAGYVYSGGVAGHAYSLVRGHSYDTVIVVAPSHRATFRGASVFDGDAYETPLGSVPVDGEVVSELKASGLVFEPRAHAQEHSLEVQVPFLQRALGDFSLVPIVMGEQSEVAARTLAAAISDVISRHGDKRFLLVASTDLSHYHSQDAARRLDEVAVKAVDAFDPEGLLTSLASGECEACGGGPTAAVLFAARELGAENAEVLKYATSGDVSGDMSQVVGYMAAVATRPVGVDSGPDGRGSSRQDEVAGDYDEFLTEAERRELLRLARASIRSALDEAPSPSPRIESEAFNTPSGAFVTLHSSGRLRGCIGAVQAVRPLAETVISMAVEAALRDPRFPPVTMEELNQLDIEISVMSPLRAVEDVSEIKVGRDGLVIQRGGRSGLLLPQVATEYGWDRDTFLDHTCQKAGLPAGTWRDPGTTILRFSAEVFGEKELGIEPGEDRS
- a CDS encoding radical SAM protein, giving the protein MRSGAALLIFILLFSLAAVVPSGPVEAQEKGYVEPREAEFWEPVGDGVVRCGLCPRRCVVPPGGRGQCGVRENREGVYYTMTYGNPCAVHVDPIEKKPFYHFLPTTTAFSVAVAGCNLDCLFCQNWHISQFSPEETRNYRLPPEKLVELAARSGARSVAYTYSEPTIFYEYMLD